The genome window GTGCTCGACCGAGGCCAATACGATTCGCCCACGGATCGGGTCACTCCAACGACACCCAGGGTGCTACCTGGACTTGCCGATGAAAATGACAAAGCGGACCGATTGGACTTGGCTCGTTGGCTGACAAGTCCCGATCACCCACTCACCTCTCGCGTCGCGGTCAATCGTCTGTGGTCGCTGTTCTTCGGCACGGGGTTGGTCGCGACCTCGGCGGACTTTGGATCGCAAGGCGAATACCCCAGTCACCCGGAATTGCTGGACTATCTCGCGACACACTTCTTTGAGATTGGCTGGAACCAACAACAGTTGATTCGCGAAATGGTCAGCAGTGCGACCTATCGTCAACAATCTTCTGCCACACCGCAACAGATCGAACTCGATCCGAAGAATCGGTTGCTCGCACGCGGGCCTCGGTTCCGTTTGCCCGCCGAATTCATTCGCGATCAAGCTCTCGCGGTCAGCGACTTGTTGGTGCCTCGTGTTGGCGGACCAAGTCTGCAACCTTACCAACCACCGGCACTTTGGAAAGAAGTCAGCCACTTCGGCAGCACGCCCGCGACCAAACAAGTCTTCGTGCAAGACCACGGTGAGAAGCTGTATCGACGCAGCCTCTACACGTTTGTCAAACGAACCAGCCCGCATCCGGCGATGGCCGCCTTCGATGCACCCAGCCGTGAACTGTGCACGATGGATCGCGGCGTGACGAACACGCCCATCCAAGCACTCGTGACCCTGAACGATCCACAGTTCGCCGAAGCCGCTCGGGTCTTGGCCGAACGCTTGCTGAGCGAATCAGCATCAACGGACACGTCGGTCACAGACGCCCGACGCATCGATCAAGCTTTCACCCGAGTCGTCGGTCGATCCCCCAACGACGAAGAACGTGACGCTGTGTTGTCACTGTTGCAAAGCGAACGCGAACGATTTGCTCAATCGCCCGAGGACGCTTTGGCTGCGGTCTCGGTCGGCGAATCACCTCGCTTGGAAACACTCGATCCCGCTGAACATGCGGCCTGGATGCAAATCGCCACGCTGCTGCTGAACCTGAGCGAAACACTGACTCGACTTTGAGCAGCCTGTTCCGCAACCCTTCCCCATCATCGATCCGACGCACGCCACCTCGAAACGCAACTTCCTATGAACCAATCATTGATTCACGAACTTGGATTGCGACAATCGCAAATGATGACTCGCCGGTCGCTGTTCGGCAGCTCCGCCGCGGGTCTTGGTGCGATGGCACTGGGCAAGCTGTTGGCATCCGAAGCCAACCCTCACGCGGCTGCCTCTGGCGATCCGATCCAAGCGAATCTGGCCTCGGGATTGCCACACTTTGCCCCCAAAGCCAAGCGGGTCATCTACCTGTTTCAGTCCGGCGGACCAAGTCACATCGACCTGTTTGATCACAAGGATGAACTGGAACAACTGCACGGCACGGACCTGCCCGATTCGGTTCGCGGAGGACAACGACTGACCGGCATGACGTCGCGCCAGAGTCAATTTCCGGTCGTCAAACCTTTGTGGGGCGGCAAACGTTGTGGCCAGCATGGAACGTGGGTTGGCAATTTGTTGCCGCACTTGCAAGAGATCACCGACGACATCTCGATCGTGCGTTCGATGTGGACCGAAGCGATCAACCACGACCCGGCGGTGACCTACATCAACACGGGCTCTCAACAAATGGGGCACGCGTCGATGGGAGCTTGGCTGAGCTATGGGTTGGGATCCGAAAATGAAGACTTCCCCGCCTACATGGTCTTGCTCAGCCAAGGCAGCGGGAAGAATCCCGGCCAGCCCCTGTTTTCGCGGTTGTGGGGCAGCGGATATCTGCCGTCTAGCCATCAAGGCGTGATGCTGCGTCCGGGAGCCAACCCGGTGCTGTATCTCAAGAACCCCGATGGCGTTTCGCGAGACTCACGTCGAGAACTCTTGAACACGCTGGGACGGATGAACCAAATGCACTCGGAAGCCACGGGCGATCCGGAAACGCTGGCCCGTATCGAGGCCTATGAGATGGCTTATCGCATGCAGACGTCCGTGCCTGAACTGACCGATGTTTCCGACGAACCTGAATCCACGTTTGAACTGTACGGGGAAGACGCCCGGCGTCCCGGTTCATACGCCGCGAATTGTTTGCAGGCTCGACGCATGGCCGAACGCGGCGTGCGTTTCATTCAACTGTTCCATCGTGGATGGGATCAACACATCTCGATTCGCAATCAGTTGCCACGTCAATGCAAGGATGTCGATCAAGCTTCCGCCGCGTTGGTCCAAGACCTCAAACGATTGGGAATGCTCGATGACACCTTGGTGATTTGGGGCGGTGAATTTGGCCGCACCGTTTACAGCCAAGGACAACTGGAAAACCCCAGTTCCGGTCGCGATCACCACGGGCGTTGCTTCACCACTTGGATGGCTGGCGGCGGCGTGAAAGCTGGTTTTGACTACGGCACGACGGATGAATTTTCCTACAACATCGTTGAAAACCCAGTCCATATCCGTGACCTCAATGCAACCGTGCTGAATCTTCTGGGAATCGATCACGAACGGTTCACGTTCAAATTCCGGGGCCTCAGTCAACGACTCACGGGCGTCGAGGAAGCTCACGTCATTCGAGATCTCATTGCGTGAGATCACCAACCAATTGCTCTTCCGATTTCGACATCTCAACCGACGCGGCGAGCAGCACCAACAACCACAACAGCGTCGAAGCAAACGGGAATGTTTCGAACGCGGTGTCTTCGAACAAACCTGAAACACAAATGTATGCGGCGATCCCGCGAAACATTGGATCGACCACCGTGAAGGCGTGATAAACCGTCCACGCGATCAGCACCGCGACACAAATTCCGGCAAAGATGCCCGCTGAAAAAAGTGCGTGCAGCAACAAGTTGTGCGTGTGATGCGAGAAATCTTCCAACAACAATGGCGCGCTGTTCAATCCCCATCCGGTCAACGGTCGTTGAGCGATGTAGCGAATCGCCTCCGCCCAAATCTCCGTTCGCCCAGTTACCGACGTCAGTTCCTCCACATCGCCAGTCTTGGTACCAACAGCGACCACGCGACTGCTGACATCGGAACCTTCCGACAACAAGCCAATCGTCAGCATCAACAAACAGACACCCATCACCCCGCACAAACCAAGAGCCAACCCACGGCGGTTGGTTAGGCGATCCATCATCACGGCCAAGACCGATGCGGCACACGAAACGAGCGCAGTCCGACTCATCGATTCGAATATTGTGGCGGAGGAAATGACGAATACGAATCCCATCGTTGCGATCATGGTTGGGGTGAGGGGACGGGTTCTTGTTCGCCAAAGCCCCAAACAAACCAGGATCGCCAAGGCACCGATGCGACCGAGCGAGTTGGGGTGTGCCGTGCTGCCCATTCGTTCGATGATCAGTGTCTGCCCAAGTTCTTCTTGATAGACCGCCGTCTCACCGCCACCCAGATACAAACACCACGCCGCGATCAGGTGCAGCACCAACCCGACAAGCACACACTGCAGCGACTGTCGCAAAGATATGAACTGCAACGTGACCGCAATGAAAACGATGTAGAGGCAACTGATCATCGCCGCAGCGCGAGACACCGTTGCCGCAGGGCCATACGCCGCCGCGCTGGTCACCAAAAAGACGCCACCTAGCGCCACCAAAATCCAACCTGGAAATTTCGCCAGACGCTGACGGACCGGTGGGCACAACATCCAACCGAGCACTGCAACGAACCCGACCGCTCCGGACAGAAGCAGTTTCATCGCCACTTCCATCGTCAAACCTGCACCCGCCGATCCAGCGGGTGTTGAGTCGGATTGGTCCAGCGGATTTAGCGCGGCCGCGAGCATCAACAGCAGCGGGCACGCTAGCGCAAACGAGCCTTCCAAAACACCGTGTTCTGAGTTCGGTGATGGCGTTAGCGGTTCCACGTGTTCGTCGAAATCTTGGTCAGTGGGTTCTTCCAAGAGCGACGTTTCTGCCGGGGGGGACATGATCTCACTCTAGTTCGCCCTGCGACGATTGCCACGATCGAAAGATGACGCGATCGAATGTCGACCATGGATTTTTCTCTTACAATTCGGCCATGACCACTCCACCATCCGAACCGAATGAGTCGCAGTGTGCGGGCTACTTGAAGGCACTTGGCGACCCTCTGCGTCTGCAAATCGTGCGTGCTTTGCAGAGCGGCCCGCTGAGTGTTTCTGACCTGGCCATTTTGGTGGAACAAGAAATCGGCACCGTCTCGCACCACTTGCGAGTCCTCTTTCACGCCGATTTGGTGCAGACCCAGCGGGAAGGGAAGTTCATCTATTACTCGCTGAAAGAAGGCATGCTGCCCAGTCGTGGCAAGTCGAAGCAAACCGCGTTGAACCTCGGTTGCTGCAAACTCGACATGGGCCCGATGATTGACTGACGTTCTAACGATCGTCAGAATGTCGGATTCACGTTTTCGCGATCGACTGCCGCGTTTGGTCGGTTCCCAACATCAAAACCATGAGACTCACCGATGCCCCAGCCCATTGAATTCATCATGATCGGCGGTTTTTTGGGAGCCGGCAAAACCACGCTCATCGCTCGCTTGGCGAAACAACTGCAATCCGAAGGCAAACACGTTTGCATCGTAACAAACGATCAAGCCGCCGGTTTGGTCGACACGCAGTTGCTGAAGAGCCAAGGGTTGGAAGTCAACGAAGTCGCAGGGTCCTGTTTCTGTTGCAACTTCGATGGTTTGACCGACGCCATGGAAGAATTTGAGAATCGCCAACGTCCCGACGTCGTTCTCGCGGAACCAGTTGGAAGCTGCACCGACTTGATTGCGACCATCGCGGTTCCGATGATGGAACGTCTTGGCGGAAAGTTTGTGCATCGTCCCTATGCCGTGGTTTTAAAACCCAATCATGGAAAGAAGATTCTGTCGGGCGTCGGTGGAGGATTTTCCGAGAAAGCCGAATACATCTTTCGCAAGCAACTTGAAGAGTCCGAAATCATCCTGCTCAATCGCATCGATGAATTGTCCGACGAAGACGTGCAAGCGCTCAAGGAACAGTTGAACGAGCAGTACCCAGGTCGCAAAGTCATCCCGTTGTCGGCCAAGACCGGCGAGAATTTGGATGTGCTGTACCAAGCCTTCCAAGGCGACGCGGCTCCTCGCGAATCGATGATGGAAGTGGACTACGACGTCTATGCCGATGGTGAAGCAGAACTCGGTTGGCTCAATGCAACGGTGAATTTTCGGAGCGAAGATTCGTTTGCACTCGATGACCTCAGCGTGGGATTGGTTGATGAACTGCGACAACGTTTGTTGGCCCTGGGTGCTGAACCGGGACACTTGAAAGTTCTCTGCAGCGACAACGAGGCGGACGATCAACCGGTCAGCGTTGCCAACTTGATTGACAGTGATTCGCAAACCGTTTTGTCGATTGCATCCGAAACCAACTCACGCTCCGCCAACGCAATCATCAACGCTCGGGTTCGGTTGGCGCCAGAATCATTGACCGAAGAAGTCCAACAGGTTGTCCAGTCGGTGGCGGCTCGTTTGAACGCTGAGACCGAAACGACCCAGCTCGACAGTTTCCGTCCCGGTCGTCCGGAACCGACCTACCGCAGCGTTTAAGAACGCGGAAGCGGGTCCCGAATTCATCGTTGCCATTCAGGCGTTTGGATTCTGTTTCTGATGCTGTTCGATCACCCGACGAGCGATTGCCAGCGATGCCGTCGCCGCGGGGCTGGGGGCGTTCAACACATGCGTCACGTTGGGCGTCGATCGAAACAAGAAGTCGTCGACCAATTCACCGTTGGCTCGCACCGCTTGGGCTCGCACGCCAGCTCGGGCGGGGATTAGGTCCGAGGCTCGCAGCTCAGGGATCAATTTTTGAAGGGCGGACACAAAGGCGGACTTTCGTAGCGAACGATTCATTTCGCCGAGGCCTTTCCGCCAATGCTTCTGGATCAATCGACGAAAGCCGCTGTACCCCAACGTTCGTTGCAAATATCGAACATCGATGTCACGCCATCGGTAACCCTCTCGAGCGAGAGCCAACACCGCATTGGGACCACACTCGACGTTTCCATCGATCATCCGAGTGAAGTGCACACCAAGGAATGGGAACGCGGGATCCGGAACCGGGTAGATCAAATTGCGACACAAACCGCGTCTTTCAGGCCGCAGCTCATAGTATTCGCCCCGAAACGGAATGATTCGAACTTCCTCAGACGATGATTCTGTATCTGAACGGGAGGCATCGGATTCACTTTGCCGAACCAGCGTGTCGCTGTGCAGCCCCGCGCACGCAATCGCCGATCGGGCTCGGATATCAAACTTCCTGCTTGATTGATTGTGATCAACACCAGCTAATCGAACGCCGGAGTCATCCGCGTCCAAGCGTTGGACCTGAAAACCCAATTGGACGCTGCCACCCATCTCTTCGATGCAATGCCGATAAGCGTCGCAAACCGACCGGTAATCCACGATGCCCGTTTCGGGGACCACGATCGCATCAACACCCGCAACAGAAGGCTCGAGTTGCCGTAGTTGGTCGATTGTGATCCGTCGAAATTCCACTCCGTTGAGGTCCGCTCGCTCGATGATTCGTTCCAACGAACTCAGCTCGCTAGGATCGGTTGCGACGACGACTTTTCCGCATTTTTCCCAGCGAATCCCGTGTTTTTCGCAGAATGCTTCGAGTTTGGTTTTGCCCTCCCGGCACAACAAAGCTTTCTCACTACCGGGCTGATAGTAGATCCCTGAATGGATGACACCCGAGTTGTGCCCACTTTGGTGTTGGCCGACCCGAGCCTCTGTTTCCAGCACCGTCACACGACTCCCGGGACGGGTTTGCAACCAAGTCATCGCGGTGGCAAGGCCGACGATTCCCCCACCAATGACGGCCAAATCGCGGGCGGGGCTGAACGAGTGTTTCATAAAATTTGCGGAAGACTCCCACCCAAGCTCAGTTTGAAACCTAGATTTAGAGTATCGGGTGGGGCCGCATGCACGGGCAGCATTGAATTTGGACTTGTTCGATCGTACTCCACGAAGGAGCCAAAAATGAACTGGGCACAATATGAGTTCCGCTACCTCTAACGCGAATATGAGCAAGAACACTGTTCTTGTCCCCGTTGACGATCTTCAGGTCGGTGCGATTTGTCGTACACCGATCGAAGACGAGATTGGTCGACTGCTACTTGGTACTGGCACACGAATCACAAATGAAGTGATCGATGGCCTGCGGGAACGCGGCATCGAAGAGTTGACGGTCAATGCTGAAGAAGCCGATGGGCTGAGCAATCGTTCCAATTCCTCCGCAGTCAAAGCGAAACCGAAAAACACTCGAGACAAGGACGCGTCGCATGCTCCGGGACGAGATCCAACAAAGTGGATCAAGGGAGTGCCGTTGAAAGACGCTTTGGTCAATCGTCACCACGAGCCCATTGATCTCACTCGCCGACGAACGTTGCAAGGCCATGTCAAAATGGCTCGTAACAAGTTCGAAGAAATTCGGTTGGCATTGACCGAACAGAAGATGCAAACGGTCGAAGCGTTGTCGGACCTGTCCGGTGCCTTCGCGTCCGCGATGGTCGACGACCACGATCAAACCGTGGGCGAAGTTGTCGCCAGCAACACCGAAATGTCGCTGACCGACCGCAGCGTGAAAATGGGCGTGTTGGGCATGGCCATCGGAACGGAACTCGACTTGGATGGTCCATCCGTGTTGGAAATCGGCATGGCCGGTTTGTTGCATGACATTGGTTTGTATTCCATGGACCCCGCCTTCAGCTTGCCTGGCCGTGGTCCGTTTTCGGAAGAAGAAGGTTGGGAATACCGCAAACACCCCGTCGTCTCAGCGAACAGTCTTCGCGAAGTGTCGGACATTCCTCATTCGGTTCTGTTGGCAATCGAACAAGTCCACGAACAATACAACGGATCGGGATACCCGTTCGGATTAGAAGGCAAACGGATTCACATCTA of Rhodopirellula bahusiensis contains these proteins:
- a CDS encoding ArsR/SmtB family transcription factor, producing the protein MTTPPSEPNESQCAGYLKALGDPLRLQIVRALQSGPLSVSDLAILVEQEIGTVSHHLRVLFHADLVQTQREGKFIYYSLKEGMLPSRGKSKQTALNLGCCKLDMGPMID
- the lhgO gene encoding L-2-hydroxyglutarate oxidase; translation: MKHSFSPARDLAVIGGGIVGLATAMTWLQTRPGSRVTVLETEARVGQHQSGHNSGVIHSGIYYQPGSEKALLCREGKTKLEAFCEKHGIRWEKCGKVVVATDPSELSSLERIIERADLNGVEFRRITIDQLRQLEPSVAGVDAIVVPETGIVDYRSVCDAYRHCIEEMGGSVQLGFQVQRLDADDSGVRLAGVDHNQSSRKFDIRARSAIACAGLHSDTLVRQSESDASRSDTESSSEEVRIIPFRGEYYELRPERRGLCRNLIYPVPDPAFPFLGVHFTRMIDGNVECGPNAVLALAREGYRWRDIDVRYLQRTLGYSGFRRLIQKHWRKGLGEMNRSLRKSAFVSALQKLIPELRASDLIPARAGVRAQAVRANGELVDDFLFRSTPNVTHVLNAPSPAATASLAIARRVIEQHQKQNPNA
- a CDS encoding CobW-like GTP-binding protein; the encoded protein is MPQPIEFIMIGGFLGAGKTTLIARLAKQLQSEGKHVCIVTNDQAAGLVDTQLLKSQGLEVNEVAGSCFCCNFDGLTDAMEEFENRQRPDVVLAEPVGSCTDLIATIAVPMMERLGGKFVHRPYAVVLKPNHGKKILSGVGGGFSEKAEYIFRKQLEESEIILLNRIDELSDEDVQALKEQLNEQYPGRKVIPLSAKTGENLDVLYQAFQGDAAPRESMMEVDYDVYADGEAELGWLNATVNFRSEDSFALDDLSVGLVDELRQRLLALGAEPGHLKVLCSDNEADDQPVSVANLIDSDSQTVLSIASETNSRSANAIINARVRLAPESLTEEVQQVVQSVAARLNAETETTQLDSFRPGRPEPTYRSV
- a CDS encoding HD-GYP domain-containing protein codes for the protein MSSATSNANMSKNTVLVPVDDLQVGAICRTPIEDEIGRLLLGTGTRITNEVIDGLRERGIEELTVNAEEADGLSNRSNSSAVKAKPKNTRDKDASHAPGRDPTKWIKGVPLKDALVNRHHEPIDLTRRRTLQGHVKMARNKFEEIRLALTEQKMQTVEALSDLSGAFASAMVDDHDQTVGEVVASNTEMSLTDRSVKMGVLGMAIGTELDLDGPSVLEIGMAGLLHDIGLYSMDPAFSLPGRGPFSEEEGWEYRKHPVVSANSLREVSDIPHSVLLAIEQVHEQYNGSGYPFGLEGKRIHIYARILNVCDTYLRLTLGTGFRKALVPHDALGFILHQARYGSFDPQVIHALLRTKSLFPLGSRVELTNGKWADVIRRPVEGYACPVLQLSDGERFDMLENPEEAVQPSCDPQRNQGRLSIEAMKNIRWNPADELFFDAE
- a CDS encoding O-antigen ligase family protein, which translates into the protein MSPPAETSLLEEPTDQDFDEHVEPLTPSPNSEHGVLEGSFALACPLLLMLAAALNPLDQSDSTPAGSAGAGLTMEVAMKLLLSGAVGFVAVLGWMLCPPVRQRLAKFPGWILVALGGVFLVTSAAAYGPAATVSRAAAMISCLYIVFIAVTLQFISLRQSLQCVLVGLVLHLIAAWCLYLGGGETAVYQEELGQTLIIERMGSTAHPNSLGRIGALAILVCLGLWRTRTRPLTPTMIATMGFVFVISSATIFESMSRTALVSCAASVLAVMMDRLTNRRGLALGLCGVMGVCLLMLTIGLLSEGSDVSSRVVAVGTKTGDVEELTSVTGRTEIWAEAIRYIAQRPLTGWGLNSAPLLLEDFSHHTHNLLLHALFSAGIFAGICVAVLIAWTVYHAFTVVDPMFRGIAAYICVSGLFEDTAFETFPFASTLLWLLVLLAASVEMSKSEEQLVGDLTQ
- a CDS encoding DUF1501 domain-containing protein, with the translated sequence MNQSLIHELGLRQSQMMTRRSLFGSSAAGLGAMALGKLLASEANPHAAASGDPIQANLASGLPHFAPKAKRVIYLFQSGGPSHIDLFDHKDELEQLHGTDLPDSVRGGQRLTGMTSRQSQFPVVKPLWGGKRCGQHGTWVGNLLPHLQEITDDISIVRSMWTEAINHDPAVTYINTGSQQMGHASMGAWLSYGLGSENEDFPAYMVLLSQGSGKNPGQPLFSRLWGSGYLPSSHQGVMLRPGANPVLYLKNPDGVSRDSRRELLNTLGRMNQMHSEATGDPETLARIEAYEMAYRMQTSVPELTDVSDEPESTFELYGEDARRPGSYAANCLQARRMAERGVRFIQLFHRGWDQHISIRNQLPRQCKDVDQASAALVQDLKRLGMLDDTLVIWGGEFGRTVYSQGQLENPSSGRDHHGRCFTTWMAGGGVKAGFDYGTTDEFSYNIVENPVHIRDLNATVLNLLGIDHERFTFKFRGLSQRLTGVEEAHVIRDLIA